A part of Alkalinema sp. FACHB-956 genomic DNA contains:
- a CDS encoding alpha/beta fold hydrolase: MKIAEVRVQVGSYQWFYREAKPKGSEVLGIVILLHGLVSQSYGWREVLPVLAEQGYRVIAPDWLGCGYSDMPDRLDFAYTPELLIEALGGFLDALEIGTCTIVAQGFLATAGIQYALHNPDRVDRLAVFNAPIFQTVKLPWKLKQLGIPLIGEALVQDFTLPDKILEGAGGYRVEDKDMDIYRRPWIKTSDAGRALHAMVQNLQLAKVSAELEQGLKTWRKPLLIGWGMRDPWLPVEAAKALAAVVPDGEFVELYEVGHYVQEDWPEKVNDALLRLLKRQAI, encoded by the coding sequence ATGAAAATTGCGGAAGTTAGAGTACAAGTTGGATCCTATCAATGGTTTTACCGTGAGGCCAAGCCGAAGGGATCGGAGGTTTTGGGAATTGTCATTTTGCTCCATGGGTTAGTGTCCCAGAGCTATGGATGGCGGGAGGTACTGCCAGTTTTAGCGGAGCAGGGATATCGGGTCATCGCCCCCGATTGGCTGGGTTGTGGCTATTCCGACATGCCCGATCGCCTGGACTTTGCCTATACCCCAGAATTATTAATTGAAGCGCTGGGTGGCTTTCTAGATGCGTTAGAAATTGGTACTTGCACGATCGTGGCGCAAGGATTTCTAGCCACTGCCGGGATCCAATATGCCCTGCACAACCCCGATCGGGTCGATCGGCTGGCTGTGTTTAATGCACCCATTTTTCAAACCGTCAAACTGCCCTGGAAACTGAAACAGTTAGGGATTCCTTTGATCGGAGAAGCGCTCGTCCAAGATTTCACCTTGCCGGACAAAATTCTCGAAGGTGCAGGGGGCTACCGCGTAGAGGACAAGGACATGGACATCTATCGCCGACCTTGGATTAAAACCTCCGATGCGGGACGGGCACTCCATGCAATGGTGCAAAATCTACAACTCGCCAAGGTCAGCGCAGAACTGGAGCAGGGCCTGAAAACCTGGCGCAAACCCCTCTTGATTGGCTGGGGAATGCGCGATCCCTGGTTGCCCGTAGAGGCCGCTAAAGCCTTAGCCGCAGTGGTTCCCGATGGCGAATTTGTAGAACTGTATGAAGTGGGACATTATGTCCAAGAAGACTGGCCCGAAAAGGTAAATGATGCCTTGCTGCGCTTGCTGAAACGGCAAGCAATCTAA
- a CDS encoding FAD-dependent oxidoreductase: MQVVVIGAGIVGSTIAYELATQLDRQGLGTSADRSIKVLDQQCHTIQPKQNCCPTATAAALGVLMAAISKKEKGRNLRMRLAGVDWYDRVIPDLETCTGLTIPYNRQGILMLQFAGDRLDPWERLIQLRPQQNRRLELWSIEQLQQHCPQLNLQDVIAGVYSPDDRQVDPVALTQALVQGATQQGVEFHWGVTVTGLCEQQSQTALQTSIGEIPYDCLIIAAGLGSSPLTQILLQSISPALDIRPVLGQAIQIQLPQPLGHASFQPVVTGHDIHVVPLGGAEYWVGASVELPPEDWGDRRDCSPLHPQPEMLETVWQGALQLIPELAQAERRSQWIGLRPRPFGRPAPVIEWLSGNQNILLATGHYRNGILLAPGTAIAAREMIQERLAEGAIR, encoded by the coding sequence ATGCAGGTGGTCGTAATTGGTGCAGGCATTGTGGGTTCCACGATCGCCTATGAACTAGCAACCCAGCTAGATAGGCAAGGGCTGGGTACATCAGCCGATCGATCCATTAAGGTATTGGATCAGCAGTGCCACACCATCCAACCCAAACAAAACTGCTGTCCTACGGCAACGGCTGCGGCTTTGGGCGTTTTGATGGCAGCCATTAGCAAAAAAGAAAAAGGTCGTAACTTGCGAATGCGATTGGCTGGAGTGGACTGGTACGATCGCGTCATTCCTGACCTGGAAACCTGCACAGGTCTAACAATTCCCTATAATCGCCAGGGCATTTTAATGCTGCAATTTGCAGGCGATCGCTTGGATCCTTGGGAACGCTTAATCCAACTTCGGCCTCAACAAAATCGACGGCTAGAACTATGGTCGATCGAACAGTTACAGCAACACTGTCCTCAGTTGAACTTACAGGATGTGATTGCAGGCGTTTATTCCCCCGACGATCGGCAAGTGGATCCTGTAGCCCTCACCCAAGCCCTGGTACAAGGGGCGACCCAGCAAGGCGTGGAGTTTCACTGGGGCGTAACCGTTACAGGACTCTGTGAACAACAAAGTCAAACAGCCCTACAAACTTCGATCGGGGAAATTCCCTACGATTGCCTCATTATTGCCGCTGGGTTGGGATCGAGCCCGTTGACCCAAATCCTGCTCCAGTCCATCTCACCGGCCCTTGATATTCGACCGGTCCTAGGCCAAGCGATTCAAATCCAATTGCCCCAGCCCCTAGGTCATGCCAGTTTTCAACCCGTTGTGACGGGCCACGATATTCACGTTGTGCCATTGGGTGGGGCGGAATACTGGGTGGGGGCCTCGGTGGAACTGCCGCCGGAGGACTGGGGCGATCGCCGGGATTGCAGCCCCCTCCACCCCCAACCGGAGATGTTAGAAACCGTGTGGCAAGGAGCCCTGCAACTCATTCCAGAATTGGCGCAGGCAGAACGACGATCGCAATGGATTGGTCTACGTCCGCGCCCCTTTGGTCGCCCTGCACCGGTCATTGAATGGCTCTCAGGCAACCAGAATATCTTGCTGGCCACTGGGCATTATCGCAATGGAATTTTGCTCGCGCCAGGAACGGCGATCGCGGCGAGAGAGATGATTCAAGAACGGTTGGCTGAAGGGGCCATTCGCTGA
- the typA gene encoding translational GTPase TypA gives MSLPIRNVAIIAHVDHGKTTLVDALLKQAGTFRENEDIPDCVMDSNDLERERGITILSKNTAVRYKETLINIVDTPGHADFGGEVERVLGMVDGCLLIVDANEGPMPQTRFVLKKALEQGLRPIVFVNKIDRARQDPNIAVDKVLDLFIELGADDDQCDFPYLFGSGLGGFAKEKPEEESDSMEPLFNAILRHVPPPVGDPSKPLQLQVTTLDYSDYLGRIVIGRVHNGTIKAGQQAALVKDDGKIVKAKISKLLGFDGLKRVEIEESAAGNLVAVAGFADANIGETITDPDDPQALPLIKVDEPTLQMTFMVNDSPFAGKEGKFVTSRQVRDRLMRELETNVALRVEETDSPDRFSVAGRGELHLGILIETMRREGYEFQVSQPQVIFREINGQPCEPFETLVLDVPDDAVGSCIEKLGTRKAEMQNMEAGGNGRTQLEFVVPARGLIGFRGEFIRLTRGEGIMNHSFFEYRGMVGEIQARYNGVIISFEEGSATFYALQNAEDRGVFFIKPGTKVYKGMIIGEHNRPQDLDLNVCKAKALTNHRAAGGDELVQLKAPEEMSLERALEYIGPDELLEITPESIRLRKLEKKKLAGRK, from the coding sequence ATGTCTCTTCCGATTCGGAACGTTGCGATTATTGCCCACGTTGACCATGGTAAAACGACCCTCGTGGATGCGTTGCTGAAGCAAGCGGGAACCTTCCGAGAGAACGAGGATATTCCGGACTGCGTGATGGACTCCAACGATCTGGAACGGGAGCGAGGCATTACGATCCTGTCTAAAAATACGGCTGTCCGTTACAAGGAAACCTTAATTAATATTGTGGACACTCCAGGTCACGCGGACTTTGGGGGTGAAGTGGAACGGGTACTGGGCATGGTGGACGGCTGTCTGCTGATCGTGGACGCCAATGAAGGCCCGATGCCGCAGACCCGCTTTGTATTGAAAAAGGCGCTGGAACAGGGTCTACGTCCGATCGTGTTTGTGAACAAAATCGATCGAGCCCGCCAGGATCCCAACATTGCCGTTGATAAGGTGTTGGATCTGTTTATCGAATTGGGCGCGGATGACGACCAGTGTGACTTCCCTTACCTATTCGGATCCGGCTTAGGTGGCTTTGCTAAGGAAAAACCCGAAGAAGAGTCCGACAGCATGGAGCCGCTGTTTAATGCGATTCTGCGCCACGTTCCGCCGCCCGTGGGAGATCCTAGCAAGCCATTGCAGTTACAAGTTACGACGCTGGACTACTCCGATTACTTAGGTCGGATTGTGATTGGGCGGGTGCACAATGGAACGATCAAAGCCGGTCAGCAGGCCGCCTTGGTTAAGGATGATGGCAAGATCGTCAAGGCCAAAATTTCCAAGCTGCTGGGCTTTGATGGCTTGAAACGGGTGGAAATTGAGGAATCTGCTGCGGGTAACTTGGTGGCAGTGGCAGGTTTTGCTGATGCCAACATTGGGGAAACGATTACGGATCCAGACGATCCCCAAGCATTACCTTTGATTAAGGTCGATGAACCGACCTTGCAAATGACCTTTATGGTGAACGATTCACCGTTCGCTGGCAAGGAAGGTAAGTTTGTCACCTCTCGCCAAGTGCGCGATCGCTTGATGCGGGAGTTAGAGACCAACGTGGCACTGCGGGTAGAGGAAACGGATTCCCCCGATCGCTTCTCCGTGGCAGGCCGGGGTGAATTGCACCTAGGCATCCTGATCGAAACGATGCGGCGGGAAGGCTACGAGTTCCAAGTGTCGCAGCCGCAGGTGATCTTCCGCGAAATCAACGGCCAACCCTGTGAGCCCTTTGAAACCTTGGTGCTGGATGTGCCCGATGATGCAGTTGGGTCTTGCATTGAGAAGCTGGGAACCCGCAAAGCTGAAATGCAAAACATGGAAGCAGGCGGCAACGGACGGACGCAATTGGAATTTGTGGTTCCGGCGCGGGGCTTGATCGGTTTCCGGGGTGAGTTCATCCGGCTAACCCGTGGGGAAGGGATCATGAACCACAGCTTCTTTGAGTACCGTGGAATGGTGGGCGAAATTCAGGCTCGCTACAACGGGGTGATTATCTCCTTTGAAGAGGGAAGTGCAACCTTCTATGCCTTGCAGAATGCGGAAGACCGTGGCGTATTCTTCATCAAGCCGGGTACCAAGGTGTACAAGGGTATGATTATCGGAGAACACAACCGTCCCCAGGATCTGGATCTCAACGTCTGCAAGGCAAAGGCACTGACGAACCACCGGGCTGCGGGTGGGGATGAGTTAGTGCAGTTGAAAGCGCCGGAAGAAATGAGTCTGGAGCGGGCACTAGAGTACATCGGGCCAGATGAGCTGCTAGAGATTACGCCAGAGTCCATTCGTCTGCGCAAGTTGGAGAAGAAAAAGCTGGCGGGTAGAAAGTAA
- a CDS encoding ATP-binding protein, whose protein sequence is MIRPSLPTWFNRSFWQSQSETTSLTRKTLLKIGGVIVGISSAAIGTVYWHSFRTLEDNVNQQLYQRILDQGRQNSEIFRLAQDNQQILKQHLLQDLKVDATPNPQAEFNQLMYAWKDGTWRNFPQGKSLAFFDKERAATVFLGRNVPITPILQHKVLLFHRLASLYGRAFTSRFTNTWINGTENLSVDYRPSSPWGLEAASDVDILQEEYGYGADRTHNPTRKPFWTKVYYDAVPKQWMVSLVTPVDNDRGQHVASIGNDIVLNDLLAQTQQNTIPGTYNMIFRQDGTMIVHPRYTTAILEKKGQLTIQNTGDRHLQRILAQAKQLNQEAAVFEDPDGEAFWAITKLQGPDWYFVTVYPMPLLIQAALQESLLYLAIGSLTLLSELFILYRILRQQVHQPLNQLLQATEKVARGEFEVQLNCDRTDELGRLARSFTSMAAQLQALFQQLEVQNEQLEVQVQIRTMELSSALQELQSTQSQLIQSEKMSSLGQMVAGIAHEINNPVSFIYGNLSHAETYIKNLLDHLALYQCHCPQPDKAVTQHADSIDLEFVQTDLPKLLNSMQIGTDRIREIVVNLRNFSRLDEAERKLANVHDGLESTLLILNHRLKPTGRFPGVTVHKTYGDLPEIECYPGQLNQVLMNLLSNAIDALTEHGVEQPTIWIETEYCPRYSPNAVVIRIRDNGPGIPPEIRTRIFDPFFTTKPVGKGTGLGLAISYQVIVDRHQGHLSCRSEPGLGTEFCIELPIQPSYSAAPVLSSVTHAAHPELGTPEVSDPPTTAEPSAVMTQYSPAKPARG, encoded by the coding sequence ATGATACGACCCTCCCTTCCCACTTGGTTTAATCGTTCCTTTTGGCAATCGCAATCAGAGACAACTTCTTTAACACGCAAAACTTTACTCAAAATTGGGGGAGTGATTGTTGGGATTTCTTCAGCGGCGATCGGGACGGTCTATTGGCATTCTTTCAGAACATTAGAAGACAATGTCAACCAGCAACTCTATCAGCGCATTCTGGATCAAGGACGACAGAACAGCGAAATTTTTCGGCTGGCTCAGGATAACCAGCAAATTCTTAAACAACACCTCCTACAGGATCTGAAAGTAGATGCGACGCCCAACCCTCAGGCAGAATTCAATCAATTAATGTATGCCTGGAAGGATGGCACTTGGCGTAATTTTCCCCAGGGAAAGTCATTAGCATTCTTTGATAAAGAGCGAGCCGCCACCGTTTTTCTGGGCAGAAACGTTCCGATCACGCCGATCCTGCAACATAAGGTGTTGTTGTTTCATCGGTTAGCCAGTCTCTATGGTCGTGCCTTTACCAGTCGCTTCACCAATACTTGGATTAACGGTACCGAAAATTTGTCTGTGGACTATCGTCCCAGTAGCCCTTGGGGATTGGAAGCGGCATCGGATGTGGATATTCTCCAAGAAGAGTATGGCTACGGTGCCGATCGCACCCACAACCCTACCCGAAAACCGTTTTGGACGAAGGTGTATTACGATGCCGTTCCCAAACAGTGGATGGTGTCTTTAGTCACCCCCGTGGATAATGATCGAGGGCAGCATGTGGCCTCGATCGGGAATGACATTGTCCTGAATGACCTCCTGGCACAGACGCAGCAAAATACGATCCCAGGAACCTACAACATGATCTTTCGGCAGGATGGCACCATGATTGTCCATCCCCGCTACACCACCGCAATCCTGGAGAAAAAAGGACAGTTAACTATTCAAAACACGGGCGATCGTCATCTTCAGCGCATTCTGGCCCAGGCGAAGCAACTGAATCAGGAGGCAGCCGTCTTTGAAGATCCTGATGGAGAAGCCTTTTGGGCGATTACTAAACTGCAGGGTCCCGATTGGTACTTTGTGACGGTTTATCCCATGCCCCTTTTAATTCAAGCGGCCTTGCAGGAGAGTTTGCTCTATTTGGCAATTGGCTCATTGACGCTGTTGTCGGAACTGTTCATCCTTTACCGCATCCTGCGCCAACAAGTCCATCAGCCCTTAAACCAGCTCTTGCAAGCCACGGAAAAAGTTGCTAGGGGTGAGTTTGAGGTGCAACTCAATTGCGATCGTACGGATGAGTTGGGTCGCTTAGCGCGATCGTTCACTAGCATGGCGGCTCAACTGCAAGCTTTATTTCAACAACTGGAAGTCCAGAACGAGCAGCTAGAAGTGCAAGTCCAGATCCGCACGATGGAACTTTCCAGTGCATTGCAAGAGTTGCAGTCCACCCAATCCCAACTGATCCAGAGCGAAAAAATGTCAAGTTTGGGTCAAATGGTGGCAGGCATTGCCCATGAGATTAATAATCCGGTTAGCTTCATCTATGGCAATCTCAGCCATGCCGAGACCTACATCAAAAACTTGCTAGATCATCTAGCACTTTACCAATGCCATTGTCCTCAGCCGGACAAGGCCGTGACCCAGCATGCCGACAGTATTGATCTGGAATTTGTGCAAACGGATTTGCCCAAGCTGCTCAATTCCATGCAAATTGGTACCGATCGGATCCGAGAGATCGTGGTCAACTTGCGTAACTTTTCCCGCTTGGATGAGGCCGAGCGCAAACTGGCCAACGTCCATGATGGGCTGGAGAGTACGTTGTTGATTTTGAATCATCGCCTCAAGCCGACAGGCCGATTTCCGGGGGTAACTGTGCACAAAACCTATGGTGATCTGCCAGAAATTGAATGCTATCCCGGTCAGTTGAACCAAGTGCTGATGAATTTGCTCAGTAACGCGATCGATGCCCTAACGGAGCATGGCGTAGAACAACCGACGATTTGGATTGAGACGGAGTATTGTCCACGGTACTCGCCTAATGCGGTGGTGATCCGGATTCGCGATAATGGTCCTGGCATTCCCCCGGAGATTCGAACTCGTATTTTTGATCCCTTTTTCACGACCAAACCCGTTGGTAAAGGCACCGGCTTAGGGTTAGCCATTAGCTACCAAGTCATTGTCGATCGTCATCAGGGCCATCTCTCCTGTCGATCGGAGCCTGGTCTGGGCACGGAATTCTGCATTGAACTGCCCATCCAGCCCAGCTACTCTGCCGCTCCTGTCCTCAGCAGTGTGACTCACGCCGCCCATCCCGAGCTCGGGACTCCGGAGGTATCAGATCCACCCACAACGGCGGAACCCTCCGCGGTCATGACCCAATACTCTCCGGCAAAACCTGCTAGGGGGTAG
- a CDS encoding EVE domain-containing protein produces the protein MAYWLMKSEPDVYGIDDLQTENIGLWDGVRNYQARNFLKSMQVGDFAFFYHSNTKPPGIAGLMKIVETQVVDPTQFDSTNPYYDPKATPEAPRWHTVKCQYVETLPQLITLDQLKMTFSPEELLVVRPGNRLSVMPVETPIAQRILQLGAFRATP, from the coding sequence ATGGCCTATTGGTTAATGAAGTCGGAACCGGATGTCTATGGGATCGATGACTTACAAACGGAAAACATTGGGCTTTGGGACGGGGTACGCAATTATCAAGCCCGTAACTTCCTGAAATCCATGCAGGTGGGCGACTTTGCCTTTTTTTACCATTCCAACACCAAGCCACCGGGTATTGCGGGATTGATGAAAATTGTGGAAACCCAAGTAGTTGATCCGACCCAATTTGATTCCACCAATCCCTACTATGATCCCAAAGCCACGCCGGAAGCTCCCCGTTGGCATACGGTCAAATGTCAGTATGTGGAAACGCTGCCGCAACTGATTACCCTAGACCAGTTGAAGATGACCTTCTCTCCGGAGGAATTACTCGTCGTGCGCCCAGGCAATCGCCTTTCGGTTATGCCAGTTGAAACTCCGATCGCGCAGCGAATCTTACAACTCGGGGCGTTTCGGGCTACCCCCTAG
- a CDS encoding helix-turn-helix domain-containing protein — protein sequence MENFCPQPEQHCPIQYTLTVLEGKWALPILRELFSGPKRTHTLVDALPGISTKTLMQRLRSLEKQGLVHRQVYAEVPPHVEYWLTDKGREIQPVLVALYQVGQRWLAQDNCFCGLTHLQSCPSPNPAIPNPAIPNPVAPHQPTPEQSFAV from the coding sequence ATGGAAAATTTTTGCCCACAGCCAGAACAGCATTGTCCGATCCAGTACACGTTGACTGTGCTGGAAGGTAAATGGGCCTTACCCATTTTGCGGGAGTTATTTTCAGGGCCAAAGCGTACCCATACTCTGGTAGACGCCTTACCCGGAATTAGTACCAAAACCTTGATGCAACGGCTGCGATCGTTGGAAAAGCAGGGCCTTGTCCATCGGCAAGTCTATGCAGAAGTCCCACCCCATGTGGAATATTGGCTAACGGATAAGGGCCGAGAAATTCAACCCGTTTTGGTGGCGTTATATCAAGTGGGACAGCGCTGGCTCGCACAGGACAACTGTTTTTGTGGCCTGACCCACTTGCAATCCTGCCCTTCCCCGAATCCCGCTATCCCAAATCCTGCTATCCCAAATCCTGTGGCCCCCCATCAACCTACACCAGAGCAATCCTTCGCCGTATAG
- the hemC gene encoding hydroxymethylbilane synthase, with the protein MSRTIRIASRKSQLALVQTHWVRDELQKAFPDITFEILTMSTQGDKILDAPLAKIGDKGLFTKELEVQMLEGQADFAVHSLKDLPTNLPEGLMLGCVTEREDPADALVVHEKFKGSKLETLPEGAVIGTSSLRRLAQLRHHFPHLSFKDVRGNLNTRLAKLDEGEYDGLILAYAGLHRLGFGDRIHQVIPAEISLHAVGQGALGIECREGDEETLKVIKALEHLPTAQRCYAERSFLRELEGGCQVPIGVNTVIADGQLTLTGLVASLDGQKLVKNVVSGTPEEAEELGIKLANLVKADGALEILQDIFVTVNR; encoded by the coding sequence ATGTCCCGCACCATCCGTATCGCATCCCGCAAAAGCCAATTGGCACTGGTTCAAACTCACTGGGTTCGGGACGAGCTGCAAAAAGCGTTCCCCGACATCACCTTTGAAATCTTAACGATGAGCACCCAAGGTGACAAAATCCTCGATGCTCCTCTAGCAAAGATTGGGGATAAGGGGTTGTTCACCAAAGAGCTAGAAGTCCAAATGCTCGAGGGGCAAGCTGATTTTGCAGTCCATTCCCTCAAAGATCTGCCCACCAATCTTCCAGAAGGGTTGATGTTAGGTTGCGTGACGGAGCGTGAAGATCCAGCGGATGCGCTGGTTGTACACGAAAAATTTAAGGGAAGTAAGCTGGAAACGTTACCAGAAGGGGCAGTGATTGGCACCTCGTCCCTGCGGCGGTTGGCTCAATTGCGTCATCATTTCCCGCATTTAAGCTTCAAAGATGTGCGGGGGAACCTCAATACCCGTCTCGCCAAGTTAGACGAAGGGGAATACGATGGTTTGATTTTGGCCTATGCGGGATTACATCGTTTAGGCTTTGGCGATCGCATCCACCAAGTCATCCCCGCTGAGATTTCCCTCCATGCCGTAGGCCAAGGTGCCCTGGGGATTGAATGCCGTGAAGGCGACGAAGAGACACTCAAGGTGATTAAAGCCCTGGAACACTTGCCCACTGCGCAACGGTGCTATGCTGAACGGTCTTTCCTGCGGGAGTTGGAAGGGGGTTGTCAGGTTCCGATCGGCGTGAATACTGTGATTGCAGATGGCCAGTTAACGCTGACAGGATTGGTAGCCAGCTTGGATGGTCAGAAGTTGGTCAAAAATGTGGTTTCAGGCACACCTGAAGAAGCGGAAGAACTCGGTATTAAACTCGCCAATCTAGTGAAAGCAGACGGCGCGCTAGAAATTCTGCAAGACATTTTTGTAACGGTGAACCGATAA
- a CDS encoding tail fiber protein translates to MDEPLIGEIRLFGGNFAPQGWAFCHGQLLEITQHRPLFAVIGATYGGDGQTTFALPDLRSRVVVHQGQGTGLTRRIQGEVGGAEKLSESQMGDRHAPYGQVLNHGDTEKNKREHKRENKTAVIHSPNATETAEVIATARGTQANTRAEQVPPYLGLNYIIALEGIIPARRVDR, encoded by the coding sequence ATGGATGAACCATTAATTGGGGAAATTCGATTATTTGGTGGAAACTTTGCCCCCCAGGGATGGGCATTTTGCCATGGGCAATTGCTAGAAATCACACAACATAGACCCCTCTTTGCTGTGATTGGTGCAACCTATGGGGGGGATGGACAAACCACCTTTGCCTTACCTGATTTACGATCGCGGGTTGTCGTGCATCAAGGTCAGGGAACGGGACTAACCCGACGGATACAGGGTGAAGTTGGTGGTGCAGAAAAGTTAAGCGAAAGTCAAATGGGCGATCGTCATGCCCCATATGGTCAAGTGTTAAACCACGGTGATACCGAAAAGAACAAAAGAGAGCACAAAAGAGAAAACAAAACGGCTGTAATACATTCACCCAATGCAACAGAAACGGCTGAGGTCATAGCAACGGCTAGGGGCACACAAGCCAATACGAGAGCAGAACAGGTGCCGCCCTACCTGGGACTGAACTATATCATTGCCCTAGAGGGCATTATCCCTGCACGTAGGGTCGATCGTTGA
- the psbQ gene encoding photosystem II protein PsbQ — protein sequence MSKFRSILAVALAFVMVMFVAFTHPADAKPKKAQAQTYAAEQIAKIQAYASDIQAMRDRFPELQSLIEQEDYIFARNFIHGPLGELRFKMLTVARDLFPDARKTAEEASKDVFKALNALDRAGIDKDYRAAARAYTNLNKALDSFFSVVPQG from the coding sequence ATGTCAAAGTTTCGGTCGATTCTCGCGGTAGCCCTTGCCTTCGTGATGGTGATGTTTGTAGCATTTACCCACCCTGCGGATGCCAAACCCAAGAAGGCCCAGGCTCAAACCTATGCGGCAGAGCAAATTGCGAAAATTCAAGCCTACGCAAGTGATATTCAGGCAATGCGCGATCGCTTCCCTGAACTTCAGAGCTTAATTGAACAAGAAGATTACATTTTTGCGCGCAACTTTATCCATGGCCCCTTGGGGGAACTGCGATTCAAGATGCTGACGGTCGCGCGGGATCTCTTCCCTGATGCCCGCAAGACCGCAGAAGAGGCATCCAAGGATGTCTTTAAGGCACTGAATGCCCTCGATCGAGCCGGGATTGATAAGGATTACCGGGCAGCGGCTCGGGCCTATACCAATTTGAACAAGGCCTTGGATTCTTTCTTCTCAGTAGTACCTCAAGGTTAG
- a CDS encoding iron uptake porin has product MLNIRLNSLLVSPAVLAAALLLGTSAAQAETKAPSVDALSQVSQYSQEGKSANSIGQVTSVSQLSDVKPTDWAFQALQSLVERYGCIAGYPDRTYRGNRAMTRYEFAAGLNACMDRVNELIAAATADLVKKEDLATLQKLQEEFAAELATLRGRVDALEAKTATLEKQQFSTTTKLAGEVIFAVTDEFSATPAGGGNNTVFQDRVRLSLNTSFTGKDLLVTRLAAGNAENFTLPGGGSEGLQTFNFGNTGANKVNVDWVAYYTSPIENLKVYIPAVGGLHYDYAPTANPVLDSGDSGSTTLSVFGQRNPIYAIGGGAGIGGTYDLGGGLKVTGGYLADSANNPANKNGLFNGDNSILAQVSYAPTDANFQVAATYVNAYRSGGGIFDAGGNSTAGAVGSLPANSPSVVATSKAAKVNAFGISAAYKFSPNLVFNAFGMYAQANFIDDGFGSQDIWSYGAGLALPDFGAKGNLLGFVVGAAPYAPGRQTGVATRAGRSIPLHVEGFYKYQINDNISITPGLIWVINPGQVDSNDDALIGTVRTTFTF; this is encoded by the coding sequence ATGCTAAATATCCGATTGAACTCTTTGTTGGTTAGCCCTGCGGTTTTGGCGGCAGCTCTGCTGCTCGGAACCTCCGCTGCTCAGGCAGAAACCAAAGCACCTTCTGTGGATGCGCTGAGCCAAGTTAGCCAATACAGCCAAGAAGGCAAGTCTGCTAACTCCATTGGTCAAGTGACCTCTGTCTCCCAACTGTCTGATGTGAAGCCCACTGACTGGGCTTTCCAAGCACTGCAATCTCTGGTTGAGCGCTACGGCTGTATTGCTGGGTATCCCGATCGGACCTACCGTGGGAACCGAGCCATGACCCGCTACGAGTTCGCAGCTGGTCTGAACGCTTGTATGGATCGCGTCAACGAACTGATCGCAGCTGCCACGGCTGACTTGGTGAAGAAAGAAGACCTGGCCACCCTGCAAAAACTGCAAGAAGAATTTGCCGCTGAATTGGCAACCCTGCGCGGTCGTGTAGATGCGTTGGAAGCTAAGACTGCAACCCTGGAGAAACAACAGTTCTCCACCACGACCAAGCTGGCGGGTGAAGTGATCTTCGCAGTGACCGACGAGTTTTCTGCAACCCCCGCTGGTGGCGGTAACAACACTGTCTTCCAAGATCGGGTTCGTTTGTCTTTGAACACCAGCTTTACCGGCAAGGACTTGCTGGTAACCCGTTTGGCTGCGGGTAACGCTGAGAACTTCACCCTTCCCGGTGGCGGTTCTGAAGGTCTGCAAACCTTCAACTTTGGTAACACTGGCGCAAACAAGGTCAATGTTGACTGGGTTGCTTACTATACCAGCCCGATCGAAAACCTGAAAGTGTACATCCCCGCTGTCGGTGGTCTGCACTACGACTACGCACCCACTGCTAACCCCGTCCTGGATTCTGGCGATAGCGGTAGCACCACGTTGTCTGTCTTTGGTCAACGTAACCCCATCTACGCGATCGGGGGTGGTGCTGGTATCGGTGGAACCTACGACCTGGGCGGTGGTCTGAAGGTAACCGGTGGCTACTTGGCAGACAGCGCTAACAACCCTGCCAACAAAAATGGCTTGTTCAATGGTGACAACAGCATCTTGGCTCAAGTCAGCTACGCTCCTACCGATGCTAACTTCCAAGTGGCAGCAACCTACGTGAATGCATACCGTAGCGGTGGTGGCATCTTCGATGCAGGCGGTAATAGCACCGCTGGAGCTGTGGGTTCCTTGCCAGCCAACAGCCCTAGCGTTGTAGCAACCTCCAAAGCTGCTAAGGTCAATGCTTTTGGTATTTCTGCAGCCTATAAGTTCAGCCCCAACCTGGTTTTCAATGCCTTTGGGATGTATGCCCAAGCTAACTTCATTGATGATGGCTTTGGAAGCCAAGACATCTGGAGCTATGGCGCAGGTTTAGCGTTGCCCGACTTCGGTGCCAAGGGTAACCTGCTGGGCTTCGTAGTGGGCGCTGCTCCCTACGCTCCTGGTCGTCAAACCGGTGTTGCAACTCGTGCTGGTCGGTCTATTCCTCTGCATGTTGAAGGCTTCTACAAGTACCAAATCAATGACAACATCTCTATCACTCCTGGTTTGATCTGGGTGATCAATCCTGGTCAAGTGGATAGCAATGATGATGCGTTGATTGGGACTGTCCGGACGACCTTCACGTTCTAA